A single window of Sphingobacteriales bacterium DNA harbors:
- a CDS encoding GDP-mannose 4,6-dehydratase, which translates to MLVTGGAGFIGSSLIDSLLLDKENYILSIDNYDDFYDIAIKKSNQKNHFENPNFRFIQTDIRKINDIKLDKEIDCIIHLAAKAGVRPSIEDAHEYFDTNINGTLAMLEFAKKNKIQQFIFASSSSVYGINQNIPWSENETDMLPISPYASSKLAAEKIGFTYSYLYNIRFIALRFFTVYGPKQRPDLAIQKFFNKILNNQPIEMYGSGNTFRDYTYIDDIIQGIIGAINYNRTMYEVINLGNNTTINLEELIYQIGKVTQLSPKIIQAEYQVGDVPKTYANIEKGKKILNYNPKIEIHEGLMKQYEWIKKIKDVTKDNS; encoded by the coding sequence ATTTTAGTCACAGGTGGAGCAGGTTTTATAGGTAGTTCATTAATAGACTCGTTGCTATTAGATAAAGAAAATTATATTTTATCAATTGATAATTATGATGATTTTTATGATATTGCTATTAAAAAAAGTAACCAAAAAAATCACTTTGAAAATCCTAATTTTAGGTTTATTCAAACAGATATAAGAAAAATTAATGATATAAAATTAGATAAAGAGATTGATTGTATTATTCACTTAGCAGCCAAAGCAGGAGTAAGACCAAGCATTGAGGATGCACATGAATATTTTGATACTAATATCAATGGAACGCTGGCAATGTTAGAATTTGCAAAAAAAAATAAAATCCAACAATTCATCTTTGCCTCATCAAGCAGTGTGTATGGAATTAATCAAAATATTCCATGGTCAGAAAATGAGACAGATATGCTTCCAATTAGTCCATATGCTTCTTCTAAATTAGCAGCAGAAAAGATAGGATTTACATATAGTTACTTATATAATATCCGTTTTATTGCGCTACGTTTTTTTACTGTTTATGGACCAAAACAAAGACCAGATTTAGCAATTCAAAAATTCTTTAATAAAATATTAAATAATCAACCTATAGAGATGTATGGTAGTGGAAATACTTTTAGAGATTATACTTATATTGATGATATAATACAAGGAATTATTGGTGCAATAAATTATAATAGAACAATGTACGAAGTCATTAATCTAGGTAATAATACTACTATAAACTTAGAAGAATTAATTTATCAAATTGGAAAGGTAACTCAATTATCTCCAAAGATAATTCAAGCAGAATATCAGGTAGGAGATGTACCTAAAACTTATGCAAATATAGAAAAAGGGAAAAAAATACTAAATTACAATCCTAAAATTGAGATACATGAAGGACTAATGAAACAATATGAATGGATAAAAAAAATAAAAGATGTTACAAAAGATAATTCATAA
- a CDS encoding glycosyltransferase produces the protein MEKIIKLSVIIPTKNRCYLLKETLDSIVAQTFNKDNFEVIIVDNGSTDKTKTISFEYTNKLQINYIYEPRPGLHEGRHAGLRASLSDILVYADDDIVAFPEWLETIYNLFQKDENIVLVGGKNLPKFESNPPFWILENWNSITKHGQVLGDLSIIDLGEFEKEVSPFYIFGCNFSVRKNIVLDAGGFNPDGMPFELIRFRGNGETHISKYVEDKCLKAYYHPLASVYHWVSNDRMTEEYFYKRRYMQGISDAYSILRYNVTKESKKNKYLHKFKLYLKILLGLEQIKILNEINNNLKTTDFDKNLVKYYNKGYNYLINCYASNQEIRNWINKKKYI, from the coding sequence ATGGAAAAAATAATTAAATTATCTGTAATTATTCCAACAAAAAACAGGTGTTATCTTTTAAAAGAAACACTTGATTCAATAGTAGCACAAACATTTAATAAAGATAATTTTGAAGTAATTATTGTAGACAATGGATCCACAGACAAAACTAAAACAATATCTTTTGAATACACCAATAAATTACAAATAAATTATATATATGAACCAAGACCTGGCCTGCACGAAGGAAGACATGCCGGATTGAGAGCATCACTATCAGATATATTAGTATATGCAGATGATGATATTGTTGCCTTTCCTGAATGGCTTGAAACTATCTATAATCTTTTTCAAAAAGACGAAAATATAGTACTTGTAGGAGGAAAAAATTTACCAAAGTTTGAGAGTAATCCACCATTTTGGATATTAGAAAATTGGAATTCCATAACCAAACATGGACAAGTTTTAGGTGATTTAAGCATCATAGATTTAGGTGAATTTGAAAAAGAAGTTTCACCTTTTTATATTTTTGGTTGTAATTTTAGTGTAAGAAAAAATATAGTACTAGATGCTGGTGGTTTTAATCCAGATGGAATGCCTTTCGAATTAATTAGATTTAGAGGTAATGGAGAAACTCATATTTCAAAATATGTTGAAGATAAATGTCTTAAAGCATATTATCATCCATTAGCATCTGTATATCATTGGGTATCAAACGATAGGATGACGGAAGAATATTTCTACAAAAGAAGATATATGCAAGGTATTTCTGATGCATATAGTATTTTAAGATACAATGTAACAAAAGAGTCAAAAAAGAATAAATATTTGCATAAATTTAAACTATACTTGAAAATACTTTTAGGATTAGAACAAATAAAAATACTAAATGAAATTAATAACAATTTAAAGACAACAGATTTTGACAAAAATTTAGTAAAATATTATAATAAAGGGTATAACTATCTTATAAACTGTTATGCATCTAATCAAGAAATCAGAAATTGGATTAATAAAAAGAAATATATTTAA
- a CDS encoding class I SAM-dependent methyltransferase, with protein sequence MTTTQAPIPTFNIIQKIRLLSLGINKWQIPTYTTNYELFKLYELAKSLPKEAIALEVGSYIGASSLMIAKGLKDKSKLFCVDTWNNDAMTEGNWDSYQEFSKNIKTVEDKIITIRNTSEQAGIDFNKNIDFIFIDGDHSYEGVKKDIDIWFPKLKSKGIIIMHDIGWAEGVNKVINENIHPNLSKFEKLPNMYWGWKK encoded by the coding sequence ATGACAACAACTCAAGCTCCTATTCCTACATTTAATATTATTCAAAAAATAAGATTATTAAGTTTAGGGATTAATAAATGGCAAATACCTACATATACAACTAATTATGAATTATTCAAGCTATATGAGCTAGCTAAATCATTACCCAAAGAAGCAATAGCATTAGAAGTTGGATCATATATTGGGGCAAGTTCATTAATGATTGCTAAAGGACTAAAAGATAAATCAAAATTATTTTGTGTAGATACATGGAATAATGATGCTATGACTGAAGGGAATTGGGATTCATATCAAGAATTTTCAAAGAATATCAAAACAGTTGAGGATAAAATAATTACAATAAGAAATACAAGTGAACAAGCAGGAATTGATTTTAATAAAAATATTGATTTCATATTTATAGATGGAGATCATTCATATGAAGGAGTAAAAAAAGATATTGATATTTGGTTTCCAAAGTTAAAATCAAAAGGAATAATAATAATGCATGATATAGGATGGGCAGAAGGTGTTAATAAAGTAATAAATGAAAACATTCACCCGAATTTATCAAAATTTGAAAAATTACCAAATATGTATTGGGGATGGAAAAAATAA
- a CDS encoding ABC transporter ATP-binding protein, protein MGEIVLKVENISKLYRLGEVGTGTISHDLNRWWAKVRGKEDPYAIVGQTNDRSTKAESDYVWSLKDINFEVERGEVLGIIGKNGAGKSTLLKIISQITSPTTGYIKAKGRIASLLEVGTGMHPEMTARENIYLNGAILGMRKREINAKFDEIVDFSGCAMYVDTPVKRFSSGMRVRLGFAVAAYLEPEILIVDEVLAVGDVEFQKKAIGKIQDISKGDGRTVLFVSHNMAAVQNLCKKGILLENGRINSIGDITTIVNKYLKLNISETNEDIVDLGNAKRSNGKGKIIKKIWIENSHGETTKNIFMGEKFSIKFNFESKEPIMNALFGFGIENSQGDRITSLNNEISGDLIPTQIESGTAILTIKDPTFLEGTHYV, encoded by the coding sequence ATGGGTGAGATAGTATTGAAAGTAGAAAATATAAGTAAATTGTACCGATTGGGTGAGGTAGGGACAGGTACAATATCACATGATTTAAATAGATGGTGGGCAAAGGTTAGAGGTAAAGAGGATCCATATGCAATTGTAGGACAAACTAATGACAGAAGTACAAAAGCAGAATCAGACTATGTTTGGTCCTTGAAAGATATTAACTTTGAAGTTGAAAGAGGAGAAGTATTAGGTATAATTGGAAAAAATGGAGCGGGTAAATCTACATTATTAAAAATAATTTCTCAAATTACATCACCAACAACAGGATATATAAAAGCAAAAGGTAGAATAGCATCACTATTAGAAGTAGGAACAGGCATGCATCCAGAAATGACAGCACGAGAGAATATATATCTGAATGGGGCAATTCTTGGAATGAGAAAAAGAGAAATTAATGCAAAATTTGATGAGATAGTTGATTTTTCAGGGTGTGCAATGTATGTGGATACACCTGTAAAAAGATTTAGTTCAGGAATGCGAGTAAGATTGGGATTCGCAGTAGCTGCATATTTAGAGCCTGAGATATTAATAGTAGACGAAGTATTAGCTGTAGGAGATGTTGAATTCCAAAAGAAAGCAATTGGGAAAATACAAGATATATCAAAAGGAGATGGTAGAACGGTGCTTTTTGTAAGTCATAATATGGCTGCAGTACAAAATTTATGTAAAAAAGGCATTTTATTAGAAAATGGAAGAATAAATTCAATTGGTGATATAACAACAATCGTCAATAAATATCTTAAATTAAATATAAGTGAAACAAACGAAGATATTGTTGATTTAGGGAATGCTAAAAGGAGTAATGGTAAAGGAAAAATAATTAAAAAGATATGGATTGAAAATAGTCATGGAGAAACTACAAAGAATATTTTTATGGGTGAAAAATTTTCGATTAAATTTAATTTTGAATCTAAAGAGCCTATAATGAATGCACTTTTTGGTTTTGGTATTGAAAATAGTCAAGGAGATAGAATAACCTCATTGAATAATGAAATATCTGGTGATTTAATACCTACACAGATAGAGTCAGGTACTGCAATATTAACAATAAAAGACCCAACTTTTTTAGAAGGAACGCACTATGTCTGA
- a CDS encoding ABC transporter permease, whose amino-acid sequence MSKEISSNTWEIIISSKRGLFEINFTQLFQYSDLLKMFLIRDIAVNYKQTVLGPLWFIAQPIMTTIIYVFVFGNIANLSTDGIPKPLFYLCGIIIWNYFSDCFIRTSDTFSQNADIYGKVYFPRLISPISVVISNTLKFFIQLLLFITIYMYLILSNDYNLQIQVSIVFLPLLIFLMSLLGLGFGLIFSSLTTKYKDLKFLIQFGVQLLMYATPVIYPLSSIPDKYKFYFKLNPITYIIEAFKYSFFGTGQTNVGGLIYSSVIIIFILFLGILIFNKTEKSFMDTI is encoded by the coding sequence ATGTCAAAAGAAATAAGCAGTAACACTTGGGAAATTATTATTTCATCCAAGAGAGGATTATTTGAAATTAATTTCACACAACTATTTCAGTATAGTGATTTGTTAAAAATGTTTCTAATAAGAGATATAGCTGTTAATTATAAACAAACAGTACTTGGTCCTCTGTGGTTTATTGCCCAACCAATAATGACAACAATCATTTATGTTTTTGTATTTGGCAATATAGCTAATCTTTCTACTGATGGAATCCCTAAGCCTCTATTCTATTTATGTGGAATAATTATTTGGAATTACTTCTCAGATTGTTTTATTAGAACATCAGATACCTTTTCTCAGAATGCTGATATATATGGAAAGGTATATTTCCCTAGATTAATATCTCCTATATCTGTAGTAATATCAAATACACTTAAATTTTTCATTCAGTTATTATTATTTATAACAATATACATGTATTTAATATTATCTAATGATTATAATCTACAAATACAAGTTTCTATTGTGTTTTTACCACTACTAATTTTTCTTATGTCATTGTTAGGGTTAGGATTCGGACTAATTTTTAGTTCATTAACAACTAAATATAAAGATTTAAAATTTTTAATACAATTTGGAGTTCAACTATTAATGTATGCTACTCCAGTAATCTATCCTTTGAGTAGTATACCTGATAAGTATAAATTCTATTTTAAACTAAATCCTATTACATATATCATAGAAGCTTTTAAATATAGTTTCTTTGGTACAGGACAAACTAATGTTGGAGGGTTGATATATAGTAGTGTAATAATTATATTTATTTTATTTCTTGGTATACTAATATTTAACAAAACAGAGAAAAGTTTTATGGATACAATTTAG
- the cobA gene encoding uroporphyrinogen-III C-methyltransferase: MHQKQFILVGAGPGDPELITLKAIKILEIADVVLYDALVNVETLEHAKNAEKIYVGKRAGKHYASQDEINQLIVDSLKKYNTIVRLKGGDPFIFGRAQEEIEFVQQHMPNTNIQVVPGISSAIGIPTLHQIPLTQRAENESIWIVTGTKAKCALSDDIHIAAQTSATVIVLMGMNQLSNIVSIFKQHRSNDTWISIIQNGSLPEEKSVVGTLGNIEELVLENDIKSPAVIIIRK; this comes from the coding sequence ATGCATCAGAAGCAATTTATCTTAGTAGGAGCTGGACCAGGCGACCCAGAATTGATTACTCTAAAAGCAATAAAAATATTAGAAATTGCTGATGTTGTATTATATGATGCATTAGTTAATGTGGAAACATTGGAACATGCAAAAAATGCAGAGAAAATATATGTTGGCAAACGTGCTGGCAAACACTATGCATCGCAAGATGAAATAAATCAATTAATAGTAGATAGTTTAAAAAAATACAATACTATTGTTCGATTAAAAGGTGGTGATCCTTTTATTTTTGGAAGAGCACAAGAGGAAATTGAGTTTGTTCAACAACATATGCCAAATACAAATATTCAAGTAGTGCCTGGCATTTCTTCTGCTATTGGTATTCCTACTTTACATCAAATACCATTAACTCAAAGAGCAGAAAATGAAAGTATTTGGATAGTAACTGGAACCAAGGCAAAATGTGCGCTATCTGATGATATACATATTGCTGCACAAACAAGTGCTACTGTTATTGTTTTGATGGGCATGAACCAACTGAGTAATATTGTCTCTATCTTCAAACAGCACAGAAGCAATGATACTTGGATTTCTATTATACAAAATGGAAGTTTGCCAGAAGAAAAATCTGTGGTTGGTACACTTGGAAACATTGAAGAATTGGTTTTGGAAAATGATATAAAATCGCCTGCTGTAATTATTATCAGAAAATAG
- a CDS encoding acyltransferase — protein sequence MEILRFFQNLFRRNRADIKIGINTKISKKSKIETLFGGKITIGNNCQIEDFSMLLTYGGNIEIGDECSVNPFCVLYGHGGLKVGNKVRIATHTVIIPANHVFDNITIPIMNQPETRKGIVIGNDVWIGNGARILDGVVLGSGVVVGAGSVVTQSFPDNVVIAGVPAKIIKHRK from the coding sequence ATGGAAATATTGAGATTCTTTCAAAATCTATTTAGAAGAAATAGAGCAGATATTAAAATTGGAATAAATACTAAGATTTCTAAGAAGTCAAAGATTGAAACATTATTTGGAGGAAAAATTACTATTGGTAATAATTGTCAGATAGAAGATTTTAGTATGTTGTTAACTTATGGTGGAAATATTGAGATTGGAGATGAGTGTTCTGTTAATCCTTTCTGTGTTCTTTATGGTCACGGAGGTCTAAAGGTTGGAAATAAAGTTCGAATTGCTACACACACAGTTATAATTCCCGCAAATCACGTTTTTGATAATATTACAATTCCTATAATGAATCAACCAGAAACAAGAAAAGGAATAGTAATAGGTAATGATGTTTGGATTGGGAATGGTGCAAGAATTTTAGATGGTGTAGTATTGGGAAGTGGTGTAGTTGTAGGTGCAGGAAGTGTAGTTACCCAAAGTTTTCCTGATAATGTAGTTATTGCTGGTGTTCCAGCAAAAATAATAAAACACAGAAAATAA
- a CDS encoding class I SAM-dependent methyltransferase: MTNFNNYSKYYDLLYKDKDYKTEVDYIIKKVDKFRPNSKNILELGCGSGSHAKYLCESNFSVFGIERSLEMVTLAKQKKIPNFNPNHGDITNFKSDQVFDVAISLFHVISYLTQNNDIIKCMKNVFNHLQSNGIFIFDVWYAPAVYNQKPETRVKRIENEEIKIIRIAESIHETENNLVEVNFEVNIIDKSTNITNTIFEKHPMRYYSIPEIKMISELIGFEVVLTEEYLTENKPSENTWGVCFILKKRQL; the protein is encoded by the coding sequence ATGACTAATTTTAACAATTACAGCAAATATTATGATCTGTTATATAAAGATAAAGACTATAAAACAGAGGTAGATTACATAATAAAAAAGGTAGACAAATTTCGACCTAATTCAAAAAACATTCTTGAATTAGGTTGTGGAAGTGGTTCACATGCTAAGTATCTTTGTGAGAGCAATTTTTCAGTTTTTGGAATTGAAAGGAGCTTAGAAATGGTAACCTTAGCTAAACAAAAAAAAATACCAAATTTTAACCCAAATCATGGCGATATCACAAATTTCAAATCGGATCAAGTATTTGATGTAGCTATATCCCTATTTCATGTTATTTCTTACCTAACACAGAATAATGATATAATTAAATGCATGAAAAATGTATTCAATCATCTTCAATCTAATGGTATTTTTATCTTTGATGTATGGTATGCACCAGCAGTCTACAATCAAAAACCTGAAACACGTGTAAAGCGTATTGAAAATGAAGAAATAAAGATTATTAGGATTGCAGAATCTATCCATGAAACAGAAAATAACTTAGTTGAGGTCAACTTTGAAGTTAATATAATAGATAAATCAACAAATATTACTAATACAATATTTGAGAAACATCCAATGCGATATTACTCAATTCCAGAAATTAAAATGATTTCAGAACTAATAGGATTTGAAGTAGTACTGACAGAAGAATATCTAACAGAGAATAAACCATCAGAAAATACATGGGGAGTTTGTTTTATTCTTAAAAAAAGACAATTATGA
- a CDS encoding PKD domain-containing protein — translation MNRPLLLFFFSALCYLLVKSNNFDLHLLYNNSYTTIDKTVNISWPKYNICDDYNIEVSLEQDFNEFIYQSKVDNNNAVIQLPEYGLYFIRVKPICSKTWITSTLLALDKFSYNIFIENWFASDSNITINAGRVSRWGDYLNNINKFGIQNTVNNRPIVSSNERFINNNSTVYFRPQTTRSNLILNKRVALNNFTIIALYQFLNNNSSQSQVLLGENSNGFFVEYDSPLRGLGVLSMNNSNSPEFEYCDKLYIDTIFSINTISKNRILINNKNKPINGSITDTFRYSNIGSRVDFSDVTSFQGKVAEIIVFNKELSENEITLFHNYLYTKYAPPVNLGSDIIFGSTFSNNYTIDASNRFIKYLWSTGDTTQTINVQNCGTYSVTTTDVFGRTSTDEIQVYPYNRLNNDTLYICDGNSITIHLNSNSILNKLWSNGSTSDSIVINSEGTYVVSLTDINNKVVKDTITVLFDKLLLSNIPSNNTLNGCRLEEINVVNNTGIESILWSNNSTTNSYTITQNEEVSVYAKSYVGCEYRDTFNINIVGEKPIVDFEIGDILCEKQNVQLYDASFPPFGNSISTWEWNFSDTTGSTEQNPEKTFQSSGAKSITLKATTNVGCFDKVTKTITLNRKPRALFDNLLACAGNPTQFRDFSIPNSDSIQLWNWNFNNMGTSTQKNPLFEFPSANLYYVHLKATNTNGCFDTLTKPLGVNISPTASFTSDSIACTNSIITFNNTSSAPFPLSITAFNWFFGDGAQDNFLNNTSHTYTTNGNYTVRLAVRANNQCVDTIAKKINIYKQPVVDFDISNNKCIGQAIQFTDVSTVSGNTYMSNWTWLFGGIGTSNQQNPSFTFTEQGNYTVQLNASTNKGCSAIKVKSVTVTEPPVVDFNFSPTNGLPPLDVSFNNISPSGSTFSWNFGDGSAIFNGPYPPIHNYNSVGNYPIQLSATNFLGCTNTVTKYILVDVANIDVELLNLAITQDEDYYRALLGIKNNSNIPIYNLELTIRLGNGTLIREIWNGVLLPNQTLNYTFVSELRYNGTSNIPVICANIESVNFNATENNISNNSSCEDFTIGDFDILALYPNPTSGQANLGVMMPEANALQIKVYNYLGQELVNLDYNAIQGYNLIPLDLSMLHVAQYIIEARYNDKVARKTVQKK, via the coding sequence ATGAACAGACCTTTATTGCTATTCTTTTTTTCAGCCTTATGTTATTTATTGGTAAAATCAAATAATTTTGATCTTCATTTATTATATAATAATAGCTATACGACAATTGACAAGACAGTTAATATTAGTTGGCCAAAGTATAACATTTGCGATGATTATAATATCGAAGTTTCTTTAGAACAAGATTTTAATGAATTTATTTATCAGAGTAAAGTTGATAACAATAATGCAGTTATTCAGCTACCAGAGTATGGTTTATATTTTATAAGAGTAAAGCCTATTTGTAGTAAGACTTGGATAACTTCTACCTTGTTAGCATTAGATAAGTTTTCTTATAACATTTTTATTGAGAATTGGTTTGCCTCAGACAGCAACATTACCATAAACGCAGGAAGAGTATCTAGATGGGGAGACTATCTAAACAATATTAATAAATTTGGAATACAGAATACTGTAAATAATAGACCTATTGTCTCTAGTAATGAGAGATTCATAAATAATAACAGCACTGTATATTTTAGACCACAGACCACAAGAAGTAATTTAATATTGAATAAAAGGGTTGCGCTAAATAACTTCACTATAATTGCATTATATCAATTCTTAAACAATAATAGTTCACAAAGTCAAGTACTATTAGGTGAGAACTCAAATGGTTTCTTTGTTGAATACGATAGTCCATTACGCGGACTGGGCGTTCTATCTATGAATAATTCAAACTCTCCAGAATTTGAATATTGTGATAAGCTATATATCGACACTATTTTTTCAATAAATACAATATCTAAAAATAGAATATTAATTAATAATAAAAACAAACCTATCAATGGAAGCATTACTGATACCTTCAGATATTCAAATATTGGTTCAAGGGTAGACTTCTCTGATGTAACATCTTTTCAAGGGAAAGTAGCAGAAATCATAGTCTTTAATAAAGAACTGTCTGAAAATGAAATTACATTATTTCACAATTACCTATATACCAAATATGCTCCACCAGTAAATTTAGGATCTGATATTATTTTTGGTTCTACTTTCTCTAACAATTATACTATTGATGCATCAAATAGATTTATAAAATATCTTTGGTCTACTGGCGATACTACTCAAACAATTAATGTTCAAAATTGTGGTACTTATTCTGTTACTACAACAGATGTGTTTGGACGAACTAGCACTGATGAAATCCAAGTTTATCCATACAATAGATTAAATAATGATACACTATATATTTGTGATGGAAATTCAATCACAATTCATCTTAATTCAAATAGTATTTTAAATAAACTATGGTCAAATGGCTCAACTTCTGACTCAATTGTAATTAATAGTGAAGGAACATATGTTGTATCACTAACAGACATCAATAATAAGGTAGTAAAAGATACAATTACTGTGCTTTTTGATAAATTATTACTTAGCAATATCCCTTCAAATAACACACTAAATGGCTGTCGTCTTGAAGAAATAAATGTAGTAAATAATACAGGCATTGAATCTATACTTTGGTCTAATAATTCTACTACTAATTCATATACAATTACACAAAATGAAGAAGTTAGTGTGTATGCTAAATCTTATGTTGGTTGTGAATACAGAGACACATTCAACATTAACATTGTTGGTGAGAAGCCTATTGTAGATTTTGAGATTGGTGATATATTGTGTGAAAAACAGAACGTACAATTATATGATGCATCTTTCCCTCCATTTGGAAATTCTATTTCTACTTGGGAATGGAATTTTAGTGATACAACAGGATCTACTGAACAAAACCCTGAAAAAACATTTCAAAGCAGTGGTGCAAAATCAATTACGCTAAAAGCAACAACTAATGTAGGATGTTTTGACAAAGTTACTAAGACTATTACACTCAACAGAAAACCTCGTGCTTTATTTGACAACCTTTTGGCTTGTGCTGGTAATCCAACTCAATTTAGAGATTTTTCTATTCCAAACTCAGACTCTATACAACTTTGGAATTGGAACTTTAATAACATGGGTACATCAACTCAAAAAAATCCACTTTTTGAATTTCCGTCTGCAAATCTATATTATGTGCATCTTAAGGCAACAAATACGAATGGGTGTTTTGATACTTTAACTAAACCTTTAGGTGTAAATATATCACCTACCGCAAGCTTCACATCAGATAGTATTGCATGTACAAATTCTATCATCACATTCAACAATACTTCTTCTGCTCCTTTTCCATTATCAATTACTGCTTTCAATTGGTTTTTTGGTGATGGTGCCCAAGATAATTTCTTAAACAATACAAGTCACACCTATACAACAAATGGAAATTATACTGTGCGTCTAGCTGTTCGTGCAAATAACCAATGTGTTGATACAATAGCTAAAAAAATTAATATTTATAAGCAACCTGTTGTGGATTTTGACATATCAAATAATAAATGTATTGGACAAGCCATACAATTTACAGATGTGTCTACTGTTTCTGGCAATACTTATATGAGCAATTGGACATGGTTGTTTGGTGGAATCGGCACATCTAATCAACAGAATCCTTCTTTTACATTTACTGAACAAGGAAACTATACTGTACAGTTAAATGCATCAACAAACAAAGGTTGCTCTGCAATAAAAGTAAAAAGTGTAACTGTAACAGAGCCACCTGTTGTAGATTTTAACTTTTCGCCTACGAATGGACTACCGCCACTTGATGTAAGTTTTAATAATATATCTCCATCTGGCTCTACATTCTCTTGGAACTTTGGCGACGGAAGTGCCATTTTTAATGGTCCTTATCCACCAATTCATAATTATAATTCAGTTGGAAATTATCCAATACAATTGTCTGCAACCAATTTTCTTGGTTGTACTAATACAGTTACAAAATATATTTTAGTTGATGTTGCAAATATCGATGTTGAACTGCTTAATCTTGCAATTACACAAGATGAAGACTATTACAGAGCTTTATTAGGTATAAAAAATAATAGTAATATTCCAATCTATAATTTAGAATTAACTATTAGACTAGGCAATGGTACACTAATACGTGAAATATGGAATGGTGTATTACTACCAAATCAAACATTAAACTATACATTCGTTAGTGAATTGAGATATAACGGCACATCAAATATTCCTGTAATTTGTGCAAATATAGAATCTGTGAATTTTAATGCAACAGAAAACAATATTTCTAACAACTCATCTTGTGAAGACTTTACTATTGGTGATTTTGATATTTTAGCTTTATATCCAAATCCAACTTCTGGACAAGCTAATCTTGGTGTGATGATGCCTGAGGCAAATGCATTACAAATTAAAGTGTACAACTATCTTGGACAAGAACTTGTAAATCTTGATTACAATGCAATTCAAGGTTATAATTTAATTCCATTAGATTTATCCATGTTGCATGTTGCACAATATATTATTGAAGCAAGATATAATGATAAAGTAGCAAGAAAAACAGTTCAGAAGAAGTAA